Proteins co-encoded in one Lasioglossum baleicum chromosome 14, iyLasBale1, whole genome shotgun sequence genomic window:
- the LOC143215540 gene encoding EF-hand calcium-binding domain-containing protein 14, translating into MDSVAVTVPLRQPTKKMKKRKELDALAPPHTVSRRSSGKRSSQELLSDSSDERSEYWNVSTRNGRKCRGRRSRACPGFFKACSAFLACASVLATASLIWLFIDVRQQLTALRTELDQVIDGSESVPDALQKCHSLSRDLQKNQTIMFNQLSDLKLQINNFTTQLAAIQRDLHQVEEWFKAEPELANVPTDLKALSKSVASFGSQLRDLSATLKTVKESNARVQDVQATMLQNITSIKNTVTELSNVTQRPEMVTTNETKIKTDELNAAILRLSNNLTHVNETLSSTVKWVTEDQKKDHETLMLLHEASQVINLTVISLQTECVNTSLFKKLNDQVTMIHTANTDLSDRVKLLEQSHSTLRNSRTPLFDAITKPNKAKGLEESIVGYATTDQNHNGLVLDEASMRKASTDRPKETP; encoded by the exons ATGGACTCGGTGGCGGTGACGGTGCCACTTCGTCAGCCGAcgaaaaaaatgaagaaacgGAAGGAGCTCGACGCGCTCGCGCCACCGCACACCGTCTCGAGACGGAGCTCCGGGAAACGTAGCTCGCAA GAGTTACTATCAGATAGCAGCGACGAACGATCGGAATACTGGAACGTATCGACTAGAAACGGCCGCAAATGCAGGGGCAGACGAAGTCGAGCTTGTCCCGGATTTTTTAAAGCTTGTAGTGCCTTTCTGGCTTGTGCCTCTGTGTTAGCAACCGCTAGTTTAATTTGGCTGTTCATCGATGTTCGTCAGCAACTGACTGCTCTTCGGACCGAGCTGGACCAAG TAATAGACGGCAGCGAAAGTGTTCCAGATGCGCTGCAAAAATGTCATTCTCTGTCGAGGGACCTCCAGAAGAACCAAACCATTATGTTCAATCAGTTGTCCGATCTCAAGCTACAGATCAATAATTTTACTACACAG TTAGCAGCTATCCAACGTGACCTACATCAGGTCGAAGAGTGGTTCAAAGCTGAACCCGAACTGGCAAACGTGCCTACAGACTTGAAAGCATTGTCGAAGAGTGTAGCATCGTTTGGCAGCCAATTACGAGACTTGAGTGCCACTTTGAAGACCGTGAAGGAGTCCAACGCGAGGGTGCAAGACGTCCAGGCCACCATGTTGCAGAATATTACCAGCATCAAG AATACGGTAACAGAACTGTCAAACGTTACCCAGAGACCAGAAATGGTGACCACGAACGAAACAAAGATAAAGACTGATGAGCTGAACGCGGCTATATTGCGATTGTCGAACAACTTGACTCATGTCAACGAAACTCTGTCGAGCACGGTGAAGTGGGTCACGGAAGATCAGAAGAAAGATCAT GAAACATTGATGTTGCTGCACGAGGCCTCGCAGGTCATCAACTTGACAGTAATATCTCTACAGACGGAGTGCGTCAACACTTCTCTCTTCAAGAAATTGAACGACCAA GTGACCATGATTCACACAGCGAATACAGATCTCAGCGACAGGGTGAAACTGTTGGAACAGTCGCACAGTACCTTGAGGAACTCCAGGACCCCGTTGTTCGACGCGATAACGAAACCGAACAAAGCGAAAGGCTTGGAGGAGTCTATCGTTGGGTACGCGACGACCGACCAGAATCACAATGGGTTAG TTCTGGACGAGGCGTCGATGAGAAAAGCGTCAACAGACCGGCCAAAAGAAACCCCATAA